TAGGGGAGAGAAAGGCAAGAACGGTGTGGAGAACGATAGAGTAGTAGGGCAGAGAAAGACAAGAATGGTGGGGTTGATGAAGAGAGCTGATTCTGTTAATTTAGCATCTGTTAGGGATTCTGTTTTGGCTTAAGGTAATTTTGACAATTTGCTATGAAGcccaatatttaattaaaatgataaaagcCGTAACATTGACAATTTGACTATTTGCTAATTCTGTACTTTTTAAACTTGCTATTGTATTTGTGAATATTAAATGAATTtagtaataaatataaataagaaTAGAGCTAAacttatactctctccgtctcataagaatatacactctttcttttttaatccgttccacaagaatatgcattttctaattttataaaCTCTTTTATAGATGGGATCCATTTCtcactaataataatttaatcattttttctctcaatctttttcttactttaccaattttgtattaaaatttgtgttaaacttaaagtacatattctttggggaatTTTAGTGCAAAATGAATTGAAAAGCTGAAaagtttgaaaattgaaaatttaggGGAAACGTAGGGTGAaatttttgaagaaaatgtttGGGCGAAATTTTTTGAGGGGAAACATATTTGGAGTCCATTGTATTTTGAGGCGAAACAAATTTTTCATGTAATATTTATTGGTACGACCCTTGGCACAGGTGCCACTACATGAATCTCTTCATGGTATTTATTTGGAGATGCAATATTAGTTTAGGATATAAGTGTGGCAAAAGGTGGTGCATTGAGTGACTATCTGTAGTGGCAGTTTTTAAAAAGTGCCACAAACTTAATGTAGTCTTAGGCTAATTTTCTAGTAGTGGCTGGCGGCGGATAGCAGCGCCGGACAACTATTGCAAAGAGAAAACGAGAGGGGAAAGGAGGCCGGTGGCTCTAGGCAGGGAACATTGAACCTTCCTCGATGAAGCCGTGTGACAATGGTTCACCTTTGCCGCCAGAAATGCACCTCTTTGGCTCTTTCTCTCCCATCAAAGCTGAAACTAATTTTGTTAGTTATACTCTCTTAAAGTAGGGCTTCAATAAGAGTGGAAGCTTTTGGGCTGGGCTTTGcttgatttaattttgtttcaACTATATTTTGATAGTTAAAGAGTAAATAACAATAGTTAATTGTTTCTATAGCTTCTTTGGgaaaattttttttgcattatttttaatATGCATATGCCAAAGTGGTCCACTGTTTCATGCTCAAATTCATGATAATAAGGTACAAAAGTAAAATTATCTAACTGTGTTTGacacacattctaaacactcaAATTTGCACAATTTATATTCAAGGGATGTGCTATATTGATAACTCATAGTTaagttgctaactacaattaaatgatATGCATTAAATCTTAAAATCAAAGGCTAAGATCATTCAACTACGAGTATCAATACAttgaataaaaaatgtcaattaggtATTTATGTCAATTAACACCAAagtagttataactaacttttaaaaatatctcaaaactttaaattattttttcacacaacatatatcaaattaaagataattttagaACGATTCCAACGATATCCTATATGCATATGTTTCGAagtcaaaattagaaaaaaaatcttgaattttttgatttttgaagaagcagttttatatcaatacaaatTACATAATAGGTCAATATAATacttgtacaatgtcaatatgaaattgtgttgacatttgtCATGTCTTcgtgttgatgtatttcatacactatattgatattgtgttcctaaaccctaaatttgatagttgttattatctttttaatattaaaaaatgaaaaacaaaattatacaTGGTAAATTATAGACCACAATATTTCTaaaatactataattttaaataagttGTAGTTAACGAGGGAAGaattagcaattgatcatattcctatataaaaaataagttttatgattttgaatatTTGGAAATATGTGTCACAGTAAAATATTATTGATTATTGATTGTTGATTGTTGATTGTTGGCCacaaaaagaattaaaataagGTGGTAAAAAAGAACTACTCCTACTTCTACAAAACTAATGAACtaaaagaaaaatggaaaaagaaaaagaagtcgAACGTATTTAAATATTTGCTCTCTCTCTTTTCAAAACAAAATCCCATTCCCATCCCATTTTCCCGTTGCAATCTATttcatataataaaattagGGCTCCCCAACTTCATCCCATTCCGTCACTCTCTCTCGCTAGGGCACTTACTCCGACTTCCTCCTCATCAGTTCTCTCCCGCCGGCGATTGGCCAAGTCGCCGTCCATCCCACCGTCCCTTCTTtccgctctctctctctcccacatGAATTGATTGTCTTGACTGGAGAATTTTGTTAATCTTGGAGACAATTGCGCAAAAGCAACCCGTGAGAAAATTAAGATTGTGGTATGAATGTTTTGCTAACTTTTCCATGCTTCAAATTACTGCTCATTGTTCCTCAGATATCAATGATGATCATAGATATAATACCTTGATATGTATAGGTAGCAGGAGGTGACGGGTAAGGTTGGTTTTGTGTGACATTCTTGTACTGACCATTAAACATTACTTCTTGAGTCcctatttgaatattttttagatTTGTCAGTGTATTGACCATGCTAACCAGATAACTACAATATTGTCATTCTTGCTCAAGGTGGTTCTTTATCATTGAAACATCATCTGAGCTCTTTATCAGCAGTGGTTTTCTTTGCATGAACAACTTTATTATAACATGTTTACATGTTAGCTTCTGGCTTTCTTTTTTGAGTCACATTCAGGTTGTTTAGTTCAGTCTTTCAATAATAAGTTGTGTCATTATTCAATATGCTCTTCACATTGTTGCCCAGGTCTTTGAAGAACATCTTGAGGATTTACGTAAAGAAGGTCGTTTGAAATGGGAGAAATGCAAATTCCAGTCTTATCAAGGTTGATTTTATCTTTGGTACTTAAAACAAATCAAGTTGGATAATCTTGATAGGAGTGTCCTATGCCATTTTACAATTATTTTGGTCTAATATGATTACATTACATTATGAAATAACTAACCGAACTCTGATGGATCTTCCAGCGTGAGATCTATTGTTGTTCTTAATCTTCCTAACTATGGAAGCGGAAGAAATCCATGGAGCAAGCTAAAGCCAGATTATCTAGAGAAGGTACTTAAATAATCCACAACTTATAACTTCAGCTGTTTAAGAAAATACCATTAttcatttatgttttgttttcaagAAAAGTACATATTATGGCTTGCTTGAGTGCAGGATTAGTTTTATATTCACAACGTTTTTCTAGAAATGTGTTTTCTACAGCAAAGGCCAATCTTGGGTTTTAGATATTTATCTTCAAATCATTACTATTCTTGAACAGATGCATTTTGATTTCTCTCCTGCTGAGGtgttaaatttagttttttctcCCTACAGCCTGCTTTCAATGGCGCTTCATGGTTTCATTCTtcacattaaaacacgaaaaTATTTTGTGGGGTACTTTATAGATGGTGCATTTCGTCCTATTGAATGTCACACTATTCCTTGAATGCTTCACTTTCAaaagtaaattttaaaatagataAGACATTAAGTAGAAAGTGAAACTGATAAAGAACATTTCTTTGGAGATTGCAGTAAGCGGTTGCACAACAACAGTGGATAGGGAAAGAGCCCCCCCCTCCTGGTTTTTTGGGAGATCAAGGCATAGTTACttttatataatacatattCTGGTGGCTTCTGCGTCTCCTCTCAACTGATGCCGGTAAATTTTCTCTATTGAGAATGTaggaattctattttatatCTATTCATAATTATTTTCCTCTTAACTTTTAATTACCAATTTTATTTGATCACTTAAGAGGAGGGTTTTATAGGTACACGATGATGaatcttttattcatttttatctcATTTTCTCATTCTTCCTCCTTTTTGTTTTGCCAGAGGGGGTTTGTTCAGGCTTACCCCAATGATGGTTGTCTCGAAAATTTTGGTCTTAAACATGGATGGCTTGCTTTGATGGTTATGGCTGAAGTAATATCCTCCAAACACATAGAACAGGTAGTGTACTGCTTTTCCAGCTAGGTTGAACAAAAATAAGTAAAGTTCTTGTGTGTGGGTCAatgaaaatatatcatttttaatactAGTTATGATAGAGCATAACATGATTGTTTTTCATTTGTCCCACCTCTCAAGCAAATGGCTAGCAACTACTGTTGGGGTGAGGGGGACCTCACTAGaagttttcttatttttttctaccttttttctCTTCGTCAACTTATGCTTGAATTTTTCTATCTCAAAATGTTTTTCAATGGTTGAACTTACATAAGTTGGTGCTCTGGTCACCTTTTTAGTTAGTCTATTCTCGTATTTTATTCCGTACGAAAAGTACAAAACAGTTTTTTGAACAGTCCAATGCACAAAAATTCCTATTTAAGGGAAGCCATCCATTGTGGTGCATATGAAAAGTTACTGCAGTCTTTAGGCCTTCTCCTAGTTGTGTCTGAACTTGAGTTAGTTTCTTGCTATGCACTCTGCAGATGGTGCAAAGGTTGAAGAGGAGAAATATATGCAGTACTTCTTTGATGATTGGTTTAGTTTCATTGATCAACATCAACCTAAGGCTGTCATATTCTCCGATGCTTGTCCGGACACAAGGTGGATTGGGGACGAGGCTGCTGTCGCTGGAGTACCTGTTGGTCTCTCTTCAACCGCATCAATTACATTATTGGCAACACTGGTAAGTCCACATCTAGATCATTGCCCACATCTCACTATTCATATAATTGTTCCTCATATCAAATGATACTAATGATTGTTAATCATGGCCTAGGACCAAAGTATTCTGATTTTTAAGTTGTCTGACGGCATTTCTCTTTATATCAAAGTGTGTATGCTAAACGTAGTGATGCAATATTTTGGTTTATTTGTATGCTAAACTTTCTCTTTAATATGTTTATCGtttgttttctaattatttcAGCATAGGTCTGTATTTGTATGCTAAACTTTCTCTTTAATATGATACTACATGggttatgaagatatggatgcTCAAGTTGCATATAGTTTCCACCATTTATGAAATGAAAAACCTTACCTTGCTCAAGGTCCCATTTCAAATAAGGTAATATCATTCTTCCATTTTCTAACACTGATATTGAACCATAGGATGCATGAAATTCTGATATAATGATCCAACATCAagattagggatgtcaatccaGCTGAAACCCGTGGGTCAACATGAATAACAGTTTATAAAGTTATAGGGTCAAGGCTAAAAATTGTGACCTGAATATGAAATCGGATTATTTGGGCCAGCCCTAATGGGTTTACGGGTTACTTGGGCTGGCCTGGTCAGGCTGACCCtattttagtttaaaaaaattggattcGGATTTTGCCTATATTATAATGCTGCAACCTACATGTATTATAGTTGCCCTTATCTACACACCACGCGTACACATACGGACATGTAGAAGTCACCACACCAATCCTCCCTCGATCTCTGTCGTTCCAACGTCCTCTTGGTTTACAGTGATTGGTTTTGTTGGGAACCTATATATTCCAAATTTGATCTTTATCGATTTTAATACTTTTCAATTCTTATACAAGACTTTCATTGGTTTTGGCGAGTTCAATAGgatatgtatttttggcatTGTGTAACTATCCATTAGATGTCTTAACTTAAGTGTTCTTTAGCAAATATCTAGCCAAATGTAGGATGtgttattgtattaaaatgGCATGCATATTCCTTCTTTAATAAGTTGAAAATGCAAGGTAGAGAATTGTATGTGCTAGTAGATAGATGATTCAAAGAAGTTGTTATCTAGTTTTATGTATATACACTCAGATTTGTTATGAAGCTCCAACCTTTCTCCCTGCAGGACTTCTGTAATCAGGCAACACTAGGGCAGAAAGTGTAGAAAGAAACAAGGGAGGGTTGGAATAAGAGCAAGATggggagaaaagaaaaaaaagaggaagcaaatatgtggaaaaaaaagaaaaattggtggaaCAGATGTTGAAAAgcagaaaaagaagaaaaagaagtgaaaaaagagaggaagtagatatgaggaaaaaaaaaagaaaaaatggtggaacagatctagaaaaagaaaaacacagaGAGCAGTATAGGCTATTGGAGAAAGGGACGGGGAGTTTTGTGATGGAGTAGGGGGAGGGGAAGACGACGATTTTTCGAGGTTTCAACTTAAAGCACTACTGGACGAGAAATCAAGAGAGGAAAATGAGAATGCAAACTTGACTAGGGAAAACCAGCTACCTGAATCAGCTAGTGGAGTACCCTCACTTAACAGATCCGAAATCGCATGAAAATAAGGTAAGATCTCTCTTTTATATCCTTAACACTGATTTTAATCCACGGGATGCATGGATTTTGAGCTTTTTATTCTGACTGAATGATACTAATTATTATTAATCATGGCCAAGGGCCAACGTGTTTTGATTTTTAAGTTTTCTGATGGCATTTCTCTTCATGTCAGTGTGTATGCTGAAAGCTGCAAAGGAACTAGATGGATAATGTCAGCTTGCTATCCAATTTTTCTTATTCATGAAATTAAGAGGTAAAGAAAATAGAAACAGAACATTTTCTGCCAAAGTGTCAAATTTTGTTACGTCTCTgacttgtatttattttttaaataggtACGAGAACTATTGTAGTGATCAGCAAAGTATATCAATCATCATCAGGAATCTAACCTGGAAAAAGTTGCAAGAGTTGAGGAAACTCCTCCCCAAAAGAGAGCTCtaaagataaaaaagaaaatggtcCAGATTCGGGAAAAGCACCCAGTCTATTATTGAAGGCAACGAGTATAGTTCCGTCTAAGACTGTCCCTTAAAGGTACCAC
This sequence is a window from Salvia splendens isolate huo1 chromosome 5, SspV2, whole genome shotgun sequence. Protein-coding genes within it:
- the LOC121805248 gene encoding diacylglycerol kinase 7-like; the protein is MGEMQIPVLSSVRSIVVLNLPNYGSGRNPWSKLKPDYLEKRGFVQAYPNDGCLENFGLKHGWLALMVMAEVISSKHIEQMVQRLKRRNICSTSLMIGLVSLININLRLSYSPMLVRTQGGLGTRLLSLEYLLVSLQPHQLHYWQH